TGTCCGTCACGAGCACCGGTCGACCATCGATCGTCGCCCGGCGCGTCGTCGTTTCGAGGGTCTCGAACAGTCGATCCCTGACGGCCGCGGTCGCGTCCTTGTCGGAGCTGTCATCGTTCGACTTCGAACTCGAGTTGGCGTCGGAAATCGATAGTTCGTCTGCGAGTCGGTGCAACAGTGTCGACTTCCCCGCGTTCGTGTAGCCGGCACACGTGACGAGGTCGAACCCTTCTTCGCGACGGCGCTCGCGGAACCGGGCCGCTGGCTCGGGGCGCTCCTCGAGTTTGCGCTCGAGGCGGTCGATCCGGTCGCGGACGTCGTAGACGGGCGACCCCTTCTCGGTTTGTTTGTTGAGTAGCCCCTCGTCGGCCGACTCGATCAGGCGCGGCAGGTCGTACCGGAGTTGTGCGAGTTCGACCTGCAATTTCGCGCGTCTCGAGCCCGCACCCGCCTCGAAGATTTCGAGGACGAGTCGGTGGCGGTCAAGGACCGCGGTGTCGGCTGGCATGGCTGACTCGAGGGTGTGGTGCTGGCTCGGCGTGAGTTCGTCGTCGACGACGACGCGGTTGGCGTCGGTTGCGGCGACGGTCTCGGCGAGTTCGTCGACCTTTCCGTGGCCGAGGTAACTGCCCGGATTCTCACGGCCTGCCTGTGTGATGGTCGCGACGACCTCGTCGCCAGCTGCTCGGACGAGTGCGGCTATTTCGTCGGTTTGGTCGGTCTGGTTGGTCTGGTCGGTTTGGTCGGTGCCGCCAACCTGGCCGGTTTGGTCGGTGTCATCGGTCTCGTTACTCTTGGCGGCGGCATCCAATCTGCTCGCGACGACTGTTCGGTTCGGTGTATTATGCGTTCGTGATCGTGACATGGGTTGCTCGATAGTGGTGGCGTCATGGCTGTCTGGGACAATACTGGTCCGGCGGCTAGCGCCGGAACACACGGCAGTGCTCACCGCTCACACACGTCGCAACTGCTGTGACGTGACGGGGCGAAAGCACCGAACTACTGAGAAGAGGTCTCCATAGTCCTCGTAGTTGTGTTCGAGGAACCGACACTTATCAGTTGTGGGTACGTCAGTAGAGAATTGTATCAGGCGACGGCGAACCGCTACTCGCCGAACAGGTCGTCGACAGCCTCGCGCGCCGTTCGCGCGGCTTCGTCGGCAACCTCGTCCGGGTCCGTGCCGTCGTCCTGTTCCGGTGCGTTGAGATAGACGTCGACCTCGAGGACGCCGTCCTCGAACGACACCGTGACGTCCATATCACGCACGTCGGACTGCTTGTATCGCGAGAAGATCAGTCCCTCAGCGGCCTCGGCGGCCGTCTGGACGACCTCCTCGTCAGTTGGCTCATCCGCCCGCTCGTCGGTCGAGTCGCTGGTCGACATCGCCGATTACGCGCCGCCGGCACCTGGGCCGCCTGGGCCGGCTGGGCCGCCCATGCCGCCGCCTGCGCCACCGAGCAGTTCCTCGAGTTCCTCCTGCAGTCCCTCGAACTGATCCTGGACACGCTCTTCTTGCTTCTCGAGGGTTTCGAGGCGGAGTTCGAGCGAGTCGACCTGCTCGTCGAGGTCGTCCTCGGCTGTGTCGTAGTCCGTCTCGACGAGGAGTTCGCCGACCTGTCGGTACATGGTCGTTTCCTGGTCGATGTCCTCGAGTTCCTTCTGGGCCGTCTGGGCCTCGGTGAGGCTTGACTCAGTTTCCTGTTTCTGGACGGCGACCTGCTGTGCGGTCTCCTGAAGGTCCTGTAGCTGTTCGATTTTCTCCTGTGCTTCTGGCGGCAGATTTCCTTGCATGTCTCGACCGTCGCCCTCCGCACTGATAAAGCCAAGCTTTGCGTTCGGCCGCAGTCTCGGGGTTGCTGGTGCAGCCTGCAGAACTACCGGGTTCGGCAGTGAGAACCCACCAATGCGACGCCGTGACGCGCTCGCTGCGGGAGGTGCACTCGTCGGGTCGCTCTCGGTGCTCCCAACCGCACTTACCGCCGGCTGTCTTGACCGCCAGACACTCCGCCGCGAGGACGCCTGGCGAGAACTGGTCGTCTATCCGTTGGATATCGTCACCCTGGTCGGCCGGTATAGTGACAATTGAAACAAATTCCACCCTGATCGCTGATCAGTCTGGCGATCAGGTGTTCACTGACGTTCAGTGGCTACTATCGTCCTCGACAGCAGCCACACCGATTGCCGCCGTCTGTTCTGCAACGTCAAGCAGCGACAACCAGGTGTTCACCGCCGCGCGAAGCGCGATCACGTCGGCCGCCCCGATTCGAACTGTGACGACCGCTCCCTCGCGCTCGATCGTCGTCTGCGAGCGCTCGTCGTCGATTTCACCGATTTCCCGGGTGACGCTCTCTGCAACGATCCGCGCTCGCGACGGCTGGTCGTACTCGAACTCGAGTGTGGTTTCGTGGGTATCCATACAGCTGTCTGTGTTGCGGTAGTGGTGAAACAGTCGCGACACGGTCTCGAACGGCGAGACGCTGGAGGCTGGACGCTGGCACAGAAGTGAAACAGGCTGGTCTCGTCCTCCGTCCTCAGGTCTCGTCGGTTCAGTGTTGGCCGCGCGTGTCGAGAGCGACGCTCGTGGGTCGGGTGGGCAGCGGTTGCCAGTCGACGATCGGCCGTCGGGCCGTCGGGCCGTCGAGCCGTCAGTTGACGTCGACTTCTTTCACGTCGCGGCTGCGTTCTTTCAGGAGTACGCGGTGACCGCAGTAGGGACAGCGGACGCCGCCGTACTCGTCGAGCTGCACGTCGCGTTTGCAGCGGGAGCACTTGTAGCTCATAGGTACGTTGTGGGGTTAGTGGGTGTCGTCGCAGTCGTAGTCGTAGTCGTAGTCGTGTGTCCGTTCAATTCTCAGTTCCGTCCTACGTTAGACGGTTTATTCGTCGTCTTCGGCGAGCGCAGCGCGGATCGAGCGTCGGACCGTGCGGCCGGCTGGGGTCTCTGGGCGGTAGGCACCGCCGGTGAAGACTTCCCCGGTTTCATCGTTCTTCCAGATGCCGGTTCCGACGCGGGTGACGTCGTCGCCGTCGACCTGTGCGTTCTGCATGTCGTCTTCGATCTCGCTGACGCGTCGTCGTGCAACGCGGCCGTAGCGTGCGCCAAAGCGGCCCGCGCTGCCGACTCGTCCTTTATCGGCCATAGTACTGCTGTCTATCCGCAGTAGATTCTTAAACCTGTTGAGTTGGTATTCTCACTGTGCGTCAGTTCGTCCCGGTTGTCGGTGTCGGCCTCGTCGCGGCAGAGTCGGCCTCGTTGCGGCAGAGTCGGTCGCTGTCGCCGTTTAGTCGTCGGAGTCGTCCGCTGCGTGTGTTGCCACGGGCCCGGTGAGCAACTCGCGAAAGACGAGCGCGAGGGCGGCAAACGGTCCCGCTGCAGTCAACGGTGCCGCGAGGAGTCCCGTTCCGACGCCCGTAGCGGTGATTAGTGATCGAAGCGCGAGTCCACTCACCGCGAGCAACGGGATCGCTGCCAGGATCGCGTCGGCGCGCTCGAACATAGCTAATTAGATCTAATTACAGCCGTCCGGATAAAGAACGGACAAGCAGCAGCGCGTGTCACTTCCATCAGATAGTGACAGTACTTGTCTCAACGTGCCATCCCGTTCGCGGCCACGGCTGGAAAACCGACAAATTCGAACGCTACCGGAAGCTACTGGAACTCGCTTTCCGCGAGCACGTCGTTCAGATCCGCACGAATCCGTTCTCCCATCTCCCGGTCTCGGGCAGTCGTCACGACGCGATTTTCCTGTACACTCGAGCCGTCCCGTAGAAGCATGCGAACGTTGCCGCCGTTGTCGGCGCGGGTGACCTTCGCGCGAAGCCCCGACTGTGAGCCCTTGCCGCCGGCATCGATCGGACCGGGAATGACCTTCTTGACGTGTGGATGGCCGGCGACGGTCTGGATTGCACGCATTCCGGTGCGACCGCCGATCAGCGTCGAGTGGCTGCCACCGATCTTCTCCGCGGGCGGGGTTTCGACAACATCGAGCGCGCGGGTTCCGCGTCGCTTGCGGACAGCCTCAACTGGATTCTCGTCCGCGACACGGTAGAAGTCGTGATGGACGTCCGCTCGAATTGCACGGATCACATCTCGCTCCCCGCCGGCGTAGACCTCCTTAGGGCGCTTGCGTCGAATCTCGTCGCCTACGAGTCCGGCAAAGTTCCGCAGTTCGACGGGTTCGTTCTCGCCGTCTTCCGGTGTGGTCGTAATCGTCGTCTCGCCGAGCACCTGATTCTGCTCACCGTCCGGACCTGAGTTCGAGTTCGGGTTCGGGTTCGAACTCGAGTTAGTGTGCGCTGGGTCGTCGTCTGCCCCAAGCATTGTGAGTGTCACCCGATCGCGTGCGACGTCGAGAACGATCGCCTCGGTGTTCTGTTCCCGGCAGATCAGACAGAAGTCCCCGGGTTTTTCGAGCGGCGAGGCACAGTGGCGACACTCCATGCGATGGTGGGGGTTGGCACCGGACGTGTAAAATCCGTCCGCTTTCGAACATGGTGTGGTTTCGGGCCGGGGTGGCTCACGAGTGGGTGGGTAGGTGGATGGGTGAATGGGTGGGTGCGTCCAGAGACCTGGTGTTGGACAAACGACTCCTACCCGAACGCTGAAGACTCAGCCTCGTCTACACTCTGCAGATGCATCGCCGTTCGGTCCTTGCCGCCGCGAGCGCGGTCGCGTCAGTCGGCATAGCCGGCTGTCTCGAGTTCTTCGAGGACAACGGCGAGGATATCACTGATCCGGGTGACATCGAAATCGTCTGGGACGACCTGGTTCGGGACGATCCGGGCACCGAGGACGAACGCGTGTTCGTCTGGGCCGCCGTCAGAAACGTCGGCGATCGGACGCTGAACTACGTCGAAATTCGGGCAACGTTCTTCGACGGAGAAGGCGAGGAACTCGAGAGCGTCATCGAACACGTCGACGAGGACGTCACGTCGGGCGAGGAGTGGTCGTTCGAAGTCGAGTTCCCCCACTTTGGGGAAGCGGCGGCCGAGGTCGAGGCGTACGAACTCGAACCGGTAACGGGGGTATGAGGTGTGGCTGTCGACGGCGTGCTGGCAGCGGTACGTCACGGCGTGGTGGTGGCTGAATCGCGGTCCGATCCACGGTAACTTACGTGGCCATGACTGACACCGACACCGACACCGACACTGGCACCGAGGCGACACGCGACGAAGGCGTCTCGACGCTCGCGAAACAGGGCAGCATCACGTTCGTCGGGAACGTCGTGAACGGCGCGTTCGGCTTCGCGATCGTCATGTTGATGACGCGATACGTGACACCCTCCGTCTACGGATTGTTCGTCCTCGCGACCTCTGTTATCCTCTTCATGCAGGTCTTTGCGAACCTCGGGTTGCCGCTCGCGATCGACTACTTCGTCCCGCAGTACCTGGACGAGGGCGAGCACGGCAAGGCCAAGGGCGTCATCGTGCAGGTGACCGCGACGGTGCTCATCACCTCTGCGCTCGTCGCGTTCGTACTCGCGGCCGGATCGGAGTACATCGGTGACGTCTTTCAGGAGCCGTCGATGCGGATCGCGCTGTTGTTCCTGTCGGTCACCATTCCGATGCTCGCGATCTATAACGTCTTGCTCACCTCCTATTACAGCATCAAGAAGCTCCAGTACCGCGTCATCATGCGCGATCTGGTCCGGCCGATCGTTCGTTTCGGCGTCACGGCCGCCCTCCTGCTCGCCGGCTTTGGCCTCCTCGGCCTCATCGCCGGCTACGTGGTCGGCCTCTTCGTCGCGATCACCGTCGGCGCGGCGCTGTTCACCTACAAGGCCTGGGACCTGCTCACCGTCGACACCGAACTCGTCGCCTCGCGCCCACTGCTCACCTACTCGCTCCCGCTCGCGATGACCAGCGTCGTCTTCGTCCTGATGGGCCACGTCGACTACTTCGTCCTCGGGTTCTTCCTCGACTCCGACGACGTCGGTATCTACCGCGTCGGCTACATGCTCGGCTCCGGGCTGATGATTATCTTCAACTCCCTGTCGCCCGTGTTCAAACCCCTCATCGCCGAAACGCGCGAGGACACCGCCCTCGTCGAGCAACGATTCCGCGTTGCCGCCCGCTGGATCGCTGGCAT
The DNA window shown above is from Natrialba magadii ATCC 43099 and carries:
- the hflX gene encoding GTPase HflX — translated: MSRSRTHNTPNRTVVASRLDAAAKSNETDDTDQTGQVGGTDQTDQTNQTDQTDEIAALVRAAGDEVVATITQAGRENPGSYLGHGKVDELAETVAATDANRVVVDDELTPSQHHTLESAMPADTAVLDRHRLVLEIFEAGAGSRRAKLQVELAQLRYDLPRLIESADEGLLNKQTEKGSPVYDVRDRIDRLERKLEERPEPAARFRERRREEGFDLVTCAGYTNAGKSTLLHRLADELSISDANSSSKSNDDSSDKDATAAVRDRLFETLETTTRRATIDGRPVLVTDTVGFVDDLPHDLVESFSATLSEAGAADVVVLVVDASDPESRFRARLEVALDVLDAQTVADDRIVPALNKVDCLSADESARRLTIAAAHLPDAAADPIPVSVLEGTNLSRLCETILERLPTETANLRVPNCDDAMALVSRAYDRTSVETVDYDDTVTIRCRGPPRILEQLRARADRITAEHR
- a CDS encoding DUF3194 domain-containing protein — protein: MSTSDSTDERADEPTDEEVVQTAAEAAEGLIFSRYKQSDVRDMDVTVSFEDGVLEVDVYLNAPEQDDGTDPDEVADEAARTAREAVDDLFGE
- a CDS encoding prefoldin subunit beta, which encodes MQGNLPPEAQEKIEQLQDLQETAQQVAVQKQETESSLTEAQTAQKELEDIDQETTMYRQVGELLVETDYDTAEDDLDEQVDSLELRLETLEKQEERVQDQFEGLQEELEELLGGAGGGMGGPAGPGGPGAGGA
- a CDS encoding KEOPS complex subunit Pcc1, whose protein sequence is MDTHETTLEFEYDQPSRARIVAESVTREIGEIDDERSQTTIEREGAVVTVRIGAADVIALRAAVNTWLSLLDVAEQTAAIGVAAVEDDSSH
- a CDS encoding DNA-directed RNA polymerase subunit P; the encoded protein is MSYKCSRCKRDVQLDEYGGVRCPYCGHRVLLKERSRDVKEVDVN
- a CDS encoding eL43 family ribosomal protein, whose translation is MADKGRVGSAGRFGARYGRVARRRVSEIEDDMQNAQVDGDDVTRVGTGIWKNDETGEVFTGGAYRPETPAGRTVRRSIRAALAEDDE
- a CDS encoding DUF2103 domain-containing protein is translated as MECRHCASPLEKPGDFCLICREQNTEAIVLDVARDRVTLTMLGADDDPAHTNSSSNPNPNSNSGPDGEQNQVLGETTITTTPEDGENEPVELRNFAGLVGDEIRRKRPKEVYAGGERDVIRAIRADVHHDFYRVADENPVEAVRKRRGTRALDVVETPPAEKIGGSHSTLIGGRTGMRAIQTVAGHPHVKKVIPGPIDAGGKGSQSGLRAKVTRADNGGNVRMLLRDGSSVQENRVVTTARDREMGERIRADLNDVLAESEFQ
- a CDS encoding FxLYD domain-containing protein is translated as MHRRSVLAAASAVASVGIAGCLEFFEDNGEDITDPGDIEIVWDDLVRDDPGTEDERVFVWAAVRNVGDRTLNYVEIRATFFDGEGEELESVIEHVDEDVTSGEEWSFEVEFPHFGEAAAEVEAYELEPVTGV
- a CDS encoding flippase, with product MTDTDTDTDTGTEATRDEGVSTLAKQGSITFVGNVVNGAFGFAIVMLMTRYVTPSVYGLFVLATSVILFMQVFANLGLPLAIDYFVPQYLDEGEHGKAKGVIVQVTATVLITSALVAFVLAAGSEYIGDVFQEPSMRIALLFLSVTIPMLAIYNVLLTSYYSIKKLQYRVIMRDLVRPIVRFGVTAALLLAGFGLLGLIAGYVVGLFVAITVGAALFTYKAWDLLTVDTELVASRPLLTYSLPLAMTSVVFVLMGHVDYFVLGFFLDSDDVGIYRVGYMLGSGLMIIFNSLSPVFKPLIAETREDTALVEQRFRVAARWIAGITLPIAIILSLGASSYLAVLYTPQYAEASLVVVLLCGAFLFNVTVGGPDGSLLQGMGYSRIVFANTLVLFGANFLVSMALVPIFGIEGAAIGSATALFLVGGLTIAEIYYLDGIHLFTRDFAKIISAGIPATIAGVPIVVLLESDLLIVALLPVVVVSVYLATLIVTDAFTDEDAQMIGEFSPTVEKWLPVS